From Acidianus brierleyi:
TAATTTTCTACCTTAAATCCAAATTTAGATAATACAGAACTTAATTGCTCCGTAGATCTTCTACTCTTTACGAAGATTAATGCGTTTTTGTTTTGATTCCTTATATATTCCAATACGGAAGCTAAGATTTGTAACTTTATTTGCCTTATTCCTTCAAAAGTATTTAAAGGAATATCAAAATTGTTGTCATAACATCTTAGTACATATGGATAAGCAATACATTCGTGAAGAGGAACGCTTCTCTTTTCGTATGATATTACGTCTGCGTTTAACCATTCTGCATAATCCTTTATATTAGGCAAAGTAGCACTCAAAGAAATAGTAGGTACAGAATTATTCTTACTCCATAAAACAATATTTTCTATTGCAATACCTCTATCTGTTTCTACATTATGAACCTCGTCTATTACTACAACGCTAACATTTGAAAGCCATTTGTAGTTATGCCTAATTGCGCTGTCAAACTTCTCATATGTAGTAAGAAGAACGTCCGATTCAAAAGAGCCTAAATCGTCCTCATAGACATCTGAATCTATATATCTTGATTTTCTTTTTTGCCTAACGTCCTCATATACTTCTTTTGCTAGAGCTTTTAGAGGAGATACATAAACAGCTATTTTTTCTCTATTCTCCAAAACATATTTTGCCAAAAAAGTCTTACCTGAACCTGTAGGTGCTGAAAGTAAGTAATTATTATCTGGATCCTTATCATATTTCTCTAAAAACAATGACTGTAATTCATTCAACGCAATCTATATTGATAAAAGTAAAATAAAAAGGCTATTATGATTATCTTATAATCTAAGATATATCCAACCTTCAGACTGTTTCCTTACTATTTCTCCTACGCCTGCAGTAACTATTTTTATTCCTTCAATTAATTGCTCATCTTTTATTCCTAAAGCAGTCATACTATTTCTACAGCCTACCACAGCCACGTTATTTTTAAATAGTTCGTTTATTGTATTTTCATTTTCGTTACCTTTGATAAGAGATCTT
This genomic window contains:
- a CDS encoding DsrE family protein codes for the protein MKVVVQVSDNSRALQAMKSVLNLRNDIKDAEIEVVFHQDAIRSLIKGNENENTINELFKNNVAVVGCRNSMTALGIKDEQLIEGIKIVTAGVGEIVRKQSEGWIYLRL